From Streptomyces kaniharaensis, one genomic window encodes:
- a CDS encoding restriction endonuclease, translating to MIIDRFAAITPSRYQRADLKKQMGLEIASANADDLLAAWLWVTEAWFCRDWADQADSHAAAAWEAFDDISKRRATPWPATGDNWAPASVREHVQGALDDALSRLRTLTSDSDLLRKRARATWKSMRDEAGLDPVTFFPSQGERRRSPVEDAAEIGSRLEQARQDFAAVMRDLRDVVHGAALEEHARREHLASAVLPPEASFVRSVHAAAKDHCRRISEEALHFKRAEIRARGRWPATPAPISLSGVSAWYPVQSALAGSLSQEAEEAARLADRADELWDELAEESGLLAVRHPGRPGGLARFAELAALSQEVAAAKSRVDLSIRQHSNALHPLALAANRRFDWSRSGLSMTHDAIRGLHHREFERLTARLLARDGFTIEQAFGGSGDLGADVIALSPRSGRRFVVQCKHTSGDGKVGTPDLQRFKGTVWDVHRADVALMVTNGSFSRKAAVFAQEHNITLLGKREIERWAGAGDALWDLRPLPAFDQAW from the coding sequence GTGATCATCGACCGTTTCGCCGCCATCACGCCTTCGCGATACCAGCGAGCCGATCTGAAGAAGCAGATGGGCTTGGAGATCGCGTCGGCGAACGCCGATGATCTGCTGGCGGCGTGGCTGTGGGTCACGGAAGCCTGGTTCTGCCGGGACTGGGCAGATCAGGCCGACAGTCACGCCGCTGCCGCATGGGAGGCGTTTGACGACATCTCCAAGCGGCGGGCCACACCGTGGCCTGCCACCGGCGACAATTGGGCTCCGGCCAGCGTCCGGGAACACGTCCAGGGCGCTCTCGACGATGCGCTGTCGCGGCTACGCACGCTCACATCCGACTCCGACTTGCTCCGGAAGCGGGCACGGGCTACGTGGAAGAGCATGCGCGACGAAGCTGGGCTCGACCCGGTCACCTTCTTCCCTAGCCAGGGGGAGCGCCGCAGGTCACCGGTCGAGGACGCTGCCGAGATCGGCAGTCGGCTGGAGCAGGCGCGTCAGGACTTCGCCGCCGTAATGAGGGATCTACGCGATGTGGTTCATGGTGCCGCGCTGGAGGAGCATGCGCGGCGAGAGCACTTGGCCTCCGCCGTGCTCCCTCCGGAGGCGTCATTCGTCCGGAGCGTTCACGCTGCGGCCAAGGACCACTGCCGCCGCATATCGGAGGAGGCCCTTCACTTCAAGCGCGCTGAGATCCGGGCCCGCGGCCGGTGGCCGGCAACGCCGGCGCCGATCTCGCTCTCCGGAGTCTCCGCTTGGTACCCGGTGCAGTCCGCGCTGGCGGGATCCCTGAGCCAGGAGGCGGAGGAGGCCGCGCGGCTGGCGGACCGGGCCGACGAGTTGTGGGACGAGCTGGCGGAGGAATCGGGCCTGCTGGCGGTCCGGCACCCTGGTCGCCCGGGCGGGCTGGCCCGCTTCGCCGAGCTCGCGGCCCTGTCTCAGGAGGTGGCCGCAGCAAAGAGCCGGGTGGACCTCTCCATCCGCCAGCACAGCAATGCCCTGCACCCGCTCGCACTGGCGGCCAACCGGAGATTCGACTGGTCGCGGTCAGGGCTGTCCATGACCCACGACGCGATACGTGGTCTTCACCACCGGGAGTTCGAGCGCCTGACGGCAAGACTGCTGGCCCGTGACGGATTCACCATCGAGCAGGCCTTCGGCGGGTCCGGCGATCTGGGCGCCGACGTCATCGCGCTCTCGCCCCGATCGGGCCGGCGCTTCGTCGTCCAGTGCAAGCACACTTCGGGAGACGGCAAGGTCGGCACTCCGGACCTACAGCGCTTCAAGGGAACGGTGTGGGATGTACACCGAGCCGATGTCGCCCTGATGGTGACCAACGGCAGCTTCTCCCGCAAAGCCGCAGTCTTCGCCCAGGAACACAACATCACCCTGCTGGGCAAGCGGGAGATCGAGCGGTGGGCGGGCGCCGGCGACGCGCTCTGGGACCTCCGCCCGCTGCCCGCGTTCGATCAGGCCTGGTGA
- a CDS encoding ParA family protein — protein MLIANVSPRTGGKTTDSGLLAHAVKETKTKKAPQGRKVKGFDADHSQQFWQWAQNGDFSFPVDKLATARFHKEYVLPEDVVGIVDCGHSENHPDITDSVLRVADLVILHMAPTAGDFERIVEPVDKTTLADMIKRSASLRADGQAPPAVVLLNRTVPNTKSSKNYRTEMEAEGWDVLSTTIPRSEAFAQAVGFPVIGASKGPFGALVLELESRGLLT, from the coding sequence ATGCTCATTGCCAACGTCAGCCCCCGAACCGGTGGCAAGACCACTGATTCCGGTCTCCTTGCCCACGCCGTTAAGGAGACGAAAACGAAGAAGGCCCCGCAAGGCCGCAAGGTCAAGGGCTTCGACGCCGACCACTCACAGCAGTTCTGGCAGTGGGCACAGAACGGCGACTTCTCCTTCCCCGTGGACAAGCTGGCCACCGCGCGCTTCCACAAGGAGTACGTCCTGCCGGAAGACGTGGTCGGCATCGTCGACTGCGGACACAGCGAGAACCACCCGGACATCACCGACTCCGTTCTCCGCGTCGCGGACCTTGTGATCCTTCACATGGCGCCGACCGCAGGTGACTTCGAGCGCATCGTCGAGCCCGTCGACAAGACCACCCTGGCCGACATGATCAAGAGGTCCGCATCCCTGCGGGCCGATGGCCAGGCGCCCCCGGCGGTAGTCCTTCTGAACCGCACCGTCCCCAACACCAAGTCGTCGAAGAACTACCGCACCGAGATGGAAGCCGAAGGATGGGACGTGCTGTCGACCACGATCCCCAGGTCTGAGGCCTTCGCCCAGGCCGTCGGCTTTCCCGTGATCGGGGCCAGCAAGGGTCCGTTCGGCGCTCTCGTACTGGAGCTGGAGTCCCGGGGACTGCTGACGTGA
- a CDS encoding DUF4265 domain-containing protein: MENAVEKIKVWFRFIPREGWFPQDTEGLWATRLSLDTATIENVPFLQDGVAEGDVVRFQTDTDGLHWAVGRVSSAGNCTVRVVPIPTGPLGRSPQAVYRGLSAFCLGGEVFSEDFPMVAFNAPAGADFAGIKALLNQGQDEGWWHYEVGCGTEEWWNA, from the coding sequence ATGGAGAACGCGGTCGAGAAGATCAAGGTCTGGTTCCGGTTCATCCCGCGTGAGGGCTGGTTCCCTCAGGACACGGAAGGGCTATGGGCGACAAGACTCAGCCTCGACACGGCCACCATTGAGAACGTCCCATTCCTCCAGGACGGCGTGGCCGAAGGCGACGTTGTGCGGTTCCAGACCGACACCGATGGGCTGCACTGGGCGGTCGGTCGGGTCAGCTCGGCCGGCAACTGCACGGTTCGCGTCGTGCCCATTCCCACCGGGCCGCTGGGACGCAGTCCCCAGGCGGTGTATCGGGGGCTGTCAGCCTTCTGCCTTGGCGGCGAGGTCTTCAGCGAAGACTTCCCCATGGTGGCCTTCAACGCACCGGCCGGCGCGGACTTCGCCGGGATCAAGGCTCTGCTGAATCAAGGGCAAGACGAGGGCTGGTGGCACTACGAGGTCGGCTGTGGCACCGAGGAATGGTGGAACGCCTGA